Proteins encoded within one genomic window of Oryza brachyantha chromosome 7, ObraRS2, whole genome shotgun sequence:
- the LOC102719603 gene encoding DNA mismatch repair protein MSH4, with protein sequence MVGDGAGAPGAGDGGGGGGDRSSFVIGLIENRAKEVGVAAFDLRSASLHLSQYIETSCSYHNTKTLLHFYDPMVVIVPPNKTAADGMVGVSELVGKHLPANKKITMARGCFDDTKGAVMVKNLSARDPSALGLDTYCKQYYLCLAAASATIKWIESEKGVIITNHSLSVTFNGSFDHMNIDSTSVQTLEIIDPLHTELWGSGNKKKSLFQMFKTTKTTGGTRLLRANLLQPLKDIQTINTRLDCLDELMSNEELFFGLTQGLRKFPKESDKVLCHFCFKPKKVTNEVLKPANGRKSQMLISDIIVLKTALDAIPFLSKVLKGTKSFLLRNIYQTICENPKYASMRKRIGDIIDEDVVHSRAPFVSCTQQCFAIKAGIDGLLDVARRSFCDTSEAIHNLANKYREDFKLPNLKIPYNNRLGFYFIIPQKDITERLPNKFIQVVRHGKNVHCSSLELASLNVRNKSAAAECFLRTELCLEGLINEIREDIGILTLLAEVLCLLDMLVNSFAFTISTKPIDRYTRPEFTDDGPMAINAGRHPILESLHNNFVPNNLFLSEASNMVLVMGPNMSGKSTYLQQICLIVILAQIGCYVPAQFASLRVVDRIFTRIGTGDNVENNSSTFMTEMKETAFIMQNISSKSLIVVDELGRATSSSDGLAIAWSCCEYLLSSKAYTVFATHMESLSELATLYPNVKILHLEVDLRNDRLDFKFRLKDGARRVPHYGLLLAKVAGLPTSVIDSATSITSRITEQEMVRMDANCEQYRSLQMAYQVAQRLICLKHSNQGDGYVRQALQDLKYGYAAGRLT encoded by the exons AtggtgggcgacggcgcgggcgccCCCGGAGCCggagatggaggcggcggtggcggcgaccggtcgAGCTTTGTGATCGGCCTCATTGAGAACCGAGCCAAGGAG GTTGGGGTTGCTGCTTTTGATTTGAGATCAGCCTCACTGCACCTTTCTCAATATATTGAAACCAGCTGCTCATATCACAATACAAAGACATTGCTGCATTTCTATGACCCTATGGTTGTAATTGTGCCCCCAAACAAAACAGCAGCAGACGGTATGGTTGGAGTTTCAGAGCTCGTTGGTAAACATTTGCCAGCAAATAAAAAG ATAACAATGGCACGTGGCTGCTTCGATGACACAAAG GGTGCTGTTATGGTTAAAAATCTTTCAGCTAGAGATCCATCTGCACTCGGTTTAGATACTTATTGCAAGCAGTACTATCTTTGTCTTGCTGCTGCCTCTGCAACAATTAAGTG GATAGAATCAGAAAAAGGTGTAATTATCACTAATCACTCATTATCA GTTACATTCAATGGCTCATTTGACCACATGAACATTGACTCAACTAG TGTACAAACATTGGAAATTATTGACCCTCTTCATACTGAACTGTGGGGATCTGGCAACAAGAAGAAAAGTCTCTTTCAGATGTTTAAGACTACAAAGACTACAGGAGG GACTAGACTACTAAGAGCCAACTTGTTGCAACCGCTAAAAGATATTCAAACAATCAATACTCGTCTGGACTGTTTG gatgAGCTAATGAGTAATGAGGAATTATTCTTTGGCTTGACACAAGGTCTTCGCAAGTTTCCTAAAGAATCAG ATAAGGTTCTTTGTCACTTCTGCTTCAAGCCCAAAAAGGTTACTAATGAAGTACTGAAGCCTGCTAATGGTAGAAAGAGCCAAATGCTGATTTCTGACATTATTGTTCTAAAAACAGCTCTAGATGCCATACCATTCCTCTCCAAG GTTCTGAAGGGGACAAAGAGTTTTCTTCTTCGCAACATTTATCAGACTATATGTGAAAACCCAAAGTACGCAAGCATGAGAAAGAG AATTGGGGATATCATTGATGAAGATGTTGTTCATTCAAGGGCTCCTTTTGTATCCTGCACTCAACAATGTTTTGCTATTAAGGCTGGTATTGATGGGCTGCTTGATGTTGCTCGTAGATCTTTCTGTGATACCAGTGAAG CCATACATAACCTCGCCAACAAGTACAGGGAGGATTTTAAGCTTCCAAATTTGAAGATACCATATAACAACAGACTAGgattttactttattataccCCAGAAGGACATTACTGAAAGGCTCcctaataaatttatacag GTGGTTAGACATGGGAAGAATGTCCACTGCTCAAGCCTGGAGCTTGCTTCG CTAAATGTCAGGAATAagtctgctgctgctgagtgCTTCTTACGCACAGAACTTTGTTTGGAAG GGCTAATTAATGAGATCAGAGAAGACATTGGTATATTAACGTTGCTAGCTGAAGTATTATGCCTATTGGACATGCTTGTAAATTCTTTTGCGTTTACAATATCTACAAAGCCCATTGATCGTTACACGAGACCTGAATTCACAG ATGATGGTCCAATGGCAATTAATGCTGGCCGGCATCCTATTCTTGAGAGCTTGCATAATAATTTTGTT CCTAACAATCTCTTTCTGTCTGAAGCATCTAATATGGTTCTTGTCATGGGACCAAACAT GAGCGGAAAAAGCACATATCTTCAACAGATTTGTCTAATAGTCATACTTGCACAAATTGGCTGCTATGTTCCAGCTCAATTTGCATCACTAAGAGTGGTTGATCGCATATTCACACGGATTGGCACTGGGGACAATGTTGAAAATAACTCAAGCACG TTCATGACAGAAATGAAAGAGACTGCTTTCATTATGCAAAATATTTCTTCGAA GAGCCTGATTGTTGTGGATGAGCTTGGAAGAGCCACGTCTTCCTCTGATGGGTTGGCGATTGCATGGAGCTGCTGTGAATATCTATTATCTTCTAAAGC CTACACGGTGTTTGCCACACACATGGAGAGCTTGTCAGAGCTTGCAACCCTTTATCCAAACGTGAAGATCCTCCATCTTGAAGTTGACTTGAGAAATGACCGTCTTGATTTCAAG TTCCGGTTGAAGGATGGTGCCCGAAGAGTACCGCATTATGGTCTTTTGCTGGCAAAGGTGGCTGGCCTCCCTACTTCAGTGATCGACAGTGCAACAAGCATCACTTCACGGATCACAGAACAG GAAATGGTGAGGATGGATGCCAACTGCGAGCAGTACCGGTCGCTCCAGATGGCATACCAGGTCGCGCAACGGCTCATCTGCTTGAAGCACTCCAACCAAGGCGATGGCTACGTCCGACAAGCGTTGCAGGATCTCAAGTACGGCTACGCTGCAGGCCGCTTGACATGA